One genomic segment of Polyangiaceae bacterium includes these proteins:
- a CDS encoding glycosyltransferase family 4 protein — translation MTVRYVGFLAEQSGYGEAARRHLLALARSGVPVRGSSVTLNDDGSPRECLPSTAHREVRRLTFRKGAYDTVVVHTPPPQFTALRDAAKKNIGVAAWETRDVPAGWSAELERMDEIWVPSRFCQKAFQRGTKRPVHVVPHPVDTRPPGPRGLPEIPPDVFLFVSIMEWSDRKNPDGLLRAFLEAFRGRRDVALLIKAGLRFVPDPERIVRYVRRLAGKRGPTIYLNFDDLSDGALVRLLRRADAYVSLHRAEGFGLTLAEAMACGVPVVATAYSGNLDFMDRESAFLVECRMVPVRQTWTRIAWFDRGAEWAEPSLDAAVSALRECFDSPSRRGQIAESGQRRVASQLSSEAIGARMRALLRA, via the coding sequence ATGACGGTCCGCTACGTCGGGTTCTTGGCCGAGCAGTCCGGCTACGGGGAAGCGGCAAGGCGGCATTTGCTGGCCCTGGCTCGCAGCGGCGTTCCCGTGCGCGGCTCCAGTGTCACCTTGAACGACGACGGATCGCCCCGCGAATGCCTGCCCTCCACGGCGCACCGGGAAGTGCGAAGGTTGACGTTTCGCAAGGGCGCCTACGACACCGTGGTCGTCCACACGCCCCCGCCCCAGTTCACTGCTCTGCGTGACGCCGCAAAGAAGAACATCGGCGTCGCCGCCTGGGAGACTCGCGACGTCCCAGCCGGGTGGAGCGCGGAGCTCGAGCGTATGGACGAGATCTGGGTGCCCTCGCGCTTTTGCCAGAAAGCATTCCAGCGCGGCACGAAGCGTCCGGTGCACGTCGTTCCGCACCCCGTCGACACCCGTCCGCCTGGACCCCGCGGGCTGCCAGAGATCCCACCCGACGTCTTCCTGTTCGTGTCCATCATGGAGTGGTCGGATCGAAAGAATCCAGACGGCCTGCTGCGCGCATTCCTGGAGGCGTTCAGGGGGCGTCGCGACGTCGCTCTCTTGATCAAAGCCGGACTGCGCTTCGTTCCGGATCCCGAGCGGATCGTGCGCTACGTGAGGCGCCTCGCGGGCAAACGGGGACCGACGATCTACCTGAACTTCGATGACCTGTCGGACGGAGCTCTGGTGCGACTGCTACGACGCGCGGATGCCTACGTGTCGCTGCATCGCGCTGAAGGCTTTGGGCTGACTCTAGCCGAGGCGATGGCATGCGGGGTCCCAGTGGTGGCGACGGCCTACTCCGGAAACCTCGACTTCATGGATCGCGAAAGCGCGTTCCTAGTCGAGTGCCGCATGGTGCCCGTCCGTCAGACTTGGACGCGAATTGCCTGGTTCGACCGGGGTGCGGAGTGGGCCGAGCCGTCCCTCGACGCGGCGGTGTCTGCACTTCGGGAGTGTTTCGACTCACCGTCTCGGCGCGGGCAAATCGCGGAGAGCGGTCAGCGCCGCGTGGCGTCCCAGCTCTCCAGTGAGGCGATCGGTGCGCGCATGCGTGCACTGTTGCGTGCGTAG